From Chloroflexota bacterium, one genomic window encodes:
- a CDS encoding FadR family transcriptional regulator, with protein sequence MKSNIKPIKRKRLTDQIMDRIVSLISSGKLKKGDKLPAEHELMEQLGVGRSSLREAIGALLLTGVLATHHGRGTFVSVSSDGFLSRALTWRVQMGRENIKEIVEARIVLEQSMAGLAAVNATETDIDAIRHYLELMKKNADKLNPAQLQTDLSFHLALAKASHNATLYRFLAELRSLMILWIKQAMRTERIYSLGDTIKDHEAILNAVAANEAEKAQSAVRRHLERSANNLSYILLHKQLISETYTEI encoded by the coding sequence ATGAAATCAAACATAAAACCAATTAAAAGGAAAAGGCTGACTGACCAAATTATGGATCGCATTGTCTCCCTGATTTCCAGCGGCAAGTTAAAGAAAGGGGATAAATTGCCGGCGGAACATGAGTTAATGGAGCAACTTGGCGTTGGCCGGAGTTCACTCAGGGAGGCAATAGGCGCTCTGCTGCTTACCGGCGTGCTTGCCACACACCACGGACGTGGAACGTTTGTCAGCGTATCCTCAGATGGATTTCTGTCTAGAGCGCTTACCTGGCGCGTACAGATGGGACGTGAAAATATAAAGGAAATTGTTGAAGCAAGGATCGTCCTTGAGCAGTCTATGGCGGGACTGGCGGCAGTAAATGCCACCGAGACAGATATCGATGCAATACGCCATTACTTAGAGTTAATGAAGAAAAATGCCGATAAACTGAACCCGGCTCAACTTCAAACCGATTTATCATTTCACCTTGCCTTGGCGAAGGCAAGCCACAATGCTACACTCTATAGATTTCTTGCCGAGCTTCGGAGCCTGATGATACTCTGGATAAAGCAAGCAATGCGGACAGAGAGAATCTACAGTCTTGGCGATACTATCAAGGATCACGAGGCAATCCTCAACGCCGTGGCGGCAAACGAGGCGGAGAAAGCACAGTCAGCCGTGCGCCGGCATCTTGAGAGGTCAGCTAATAATCTGTCTTACATACTTCTACATAAACAACTGATATCAGAGACTTACACGGAAATATAA